One genomic region from Actinocatenispora thailandica encodes:
- a CDS encoding NAD(P)-dependent alcohol dehydrogenase has product MTDVRTAGTLPTTMRVSVLYGVGELGVEDRPVPAPGADEVLVEVGSVGVCGSDVHYYRHGRIGDHVVRAPLVLGHEAGGRIVGLGADVPAERLGERVSLEPGIPCRHCEQCRHGRYNLCPDVRFFATPPIDGAFCQYVAVPADFAYPVPEAISDDAAGLLEPLSVGIWSCRKAGVGPGSRVLIAGAGPIGLVTAQVAAAFGATEVIATDVAAPRLDAARRLGATGTVPAGTVLAATDAVDAFIDCSGAAPAVDAGIRSVRPAGSVVLVGMGADEIPLPVPVIQNRELRLTGTFRYANTWPLAIALAAGGRVDLDALVTGHFGLAQVDAALAASEDPNAIKAVVTPQH; this is encoded by the coding sequence ATGACCGACGTGCGTACTGCGGGGACGCTGCCGACCACGATGCGGGTCAGCGTGCTGTACGGGGTGGGTGAGCTGGGCGTCGAGGACCGGCCGGTGCCGGCACCCGGCGCCGACGAGGTGCTGGTCGAGGTCGGCTCGGTCGGGGTCTGCGGCTCCGACGTGCACTACTACCGGCACGGCCGGATCGGCGACCACGTGGTCCGCGCGCCGCTGGTGCTGGGGCACGAGGCCGGCGGCCGGATCGTCGGGCTCGGCGCGGACGTGCCGGCGGAGCGGTTGGGCGAGCGGGTGTCGCTGGAGCCGGGCATCCCGTGCCGGCACTGCGAGCAGTGCCGGCACGGCCGCTACAACCTCTGCCCGGACGTGCGGTTCTTCGCCACGCCGCCGATCGACGGCGCGTTCTGCCAGTACGTCGCGGTGCCCGCGGACTTCGCCTACCCGGTACCGGAGGCGATCTCGGACGACGCGGCCGGCCTGCTGGAGCCGCTGTCGGTGGGCATCTGGTCCTGCCGGAAGGCCGGCGTCGGGCCGGGTAGCCGGGTGCTGATCGCCGGCGCCGGGCCGATCGGGCTGGTGACCGCCCAGGTGGCGGCCGCGTTCGGGGCGACGGAGGTGATCGCGACCGACGTGGCGGCGCCCCGGCTGGATGCGGCCCGGCGGCTCGGCGCCACCGGAACCGTGCCGGCCGGTACGGTGCTCGCCGCCACCGACGCGGTCGACGCGTTCATCGACTGTTCCGGTGCCGCACCCGCGGTGGACGCCGGGATCCGGTCGGTCCGCCCGGCCGGTTCGGTGGTGCTGGTCGGGATGGGCGCCGACGAGATCCCATTGCCGGTGCCGGTGATCCAGAACCGCGAACTGCGGCTGACCGGCACCTTCCGGTACGCGAACACCTGGCCGCTGGCGATCGCGCTGGCGGCGGGCGGCCGGGTCGACCTGGACGCGCTGGTCACCGGGCACTTCGGGCTCGCGCAGGTGGATGCCGCGCTGGCCGCCTCGGAGGACCCGAACGCGATCAAGGCCGTCGTCACCCCGCAACACTGA
- a CDS encoding PadR family transcriptional regulator — protein sequence MAQPRITTSVAAVLTVFLTEPDSPRYGLELMHATGQPSGTLYPILTRLQQAGWVEGEWERADASEMGRPPRRYYQLTPDGVAAGRAALATLRRSLGITGDPATGLA from the coding sequence ATGGCCCAGCCGCGCATCACCACCTCGGTGGCCGCCGTGCTCACCGTGTTCCTCACCGAGCCGGACAGCCCGCGTTACGGGCTGGAGCTGATGCACGCCACCGGTCAGCCCAGCGGCACCCTCTACCCGATCCTGACCCGCCTGCAACAGGCCGGTTGGGTGGAGGGCGAGTGGGAGCGCGCCGACGCCAGCGAGATGGGCCGGCCGCCCCGCCGCTATTACCAGCTCACACCCGACGGCGTCGCCGCCGGGCGGGCCGCCCTTGCCACGCTTCGCCGGTCCCTGGGCATCACCGGTGATCCGGCGACGGGGCTGGCCTGA
- a CDS encoding maleylpyruvate isomerase family mycothiol-dependent enzyme: MYHETAGALADLDPFALYDAEARRLDGHFAGLAGADWDRPSRCAGWSVRDVLAHLAGEELYNHACLDDDLAGLNRLLTEAGVDGLDGFNQWSVDERRDVPVDTVLSEWRAANGRTRAELRARGADALLPTQAGPYPVGLQALHYASELATHADDVGYRTPPTEEPDRTAWRARFGAFALAEQDRPVLVQEADNRWHVEADGTGDAAPITAQLSPAEFVEATVDRLPADHPLPPALRTALACLA; the protein is encoded by the coding sequence GTGTACCACGAAACGGCCGGTGCGCTGGCCGACCTCGACCCGTTCGCGTTGTACGACGCCGAGGCGCGGCGGCTGGACGGGCACTTCGCCGGGCTCGCCGGTGCCGACTGGGACCGGCCGTCGCGCTGCGCCGGCTGGTCGGTCCGGGACGTGCTGGCGCACCTGGCCGGCGAGGAGTTGTACAACCACGCCTGCCTGGACGACGACCTGGCCGGCCTCAACCGGCTGCTCACCGAGGCCGGCGTGGACGGGCTGGACGGGTTCAACCAGTGGTCGGTGGACGAACGTCGGGACGTACCGGTGGATACGGTGCTGTCCGAGTGGCGCGCCGCGAACGGCCGGACCCGCGCCGAGCTGCGGGCCCGCGGGGCCGACGCGCTGCTGCCGACCCAGGCCGGCCCGTACCCGGTCGGCCTGCAGGCGCTGCACTACGCCTCCGAGCTCGCCACCCACGCCGACGACGTCGGCTACCGGACGCCGCCGACCGAGGAGCCCGACCGGACCGCCTGGCGGGCCAGGTTCGGCGCGTTCGCGCTGGCCGAGCAGGACCGGCCGGTCCTGGTCCAGGAGGCCGACAACCGCTGGCACGTGGAGGCCGACGGCACCGGCGACGCTGCCCCGATCACCGCGCAACTGTCGCCGGCCGAGTTCGTCGAGGCCACCGTGGACCGGCTGCCGGCCGACCATCCGCTGCCGCCCGCACTGCGCACCGCCCTGGCCTGTCTGGCCTGA
- a CDS encoding 4-alpha-glucanotransferase: MDAELAELAHAAGVATEYRDDADRPVAVDPAVVVAVLAELGLDAATPRAIQAARTELAGRQAAPVPATLTVAAGTAYPVPDGALTAQDGTRRRITDALPASLPPGWYTLHHAGRDSTVLVTPRTLPPVPACWGLTVQPYALHSARSWGIGEYADLRELVAASRAQLCADVLVAGPLCAPRLVPPVQPSPYSPASRRFANPLYLRIDELPEYAAADEATRRRVDALRPAPAPLIDHDAVWAAKQAALALLWRYRLPTAPPDPALARYATWCALAERHGADWRRWPPQLRRPDDPAVRRAAADLADRVGFHAWVQRRCADQLAGVDAAGSTMAIGVLHDLPVGVDPAGADAWAFQDVLAGGASVGAPPDAFSTAGQDWGFPPWRPDRLAEVGYLPYRQMLDALLGHGGGLRVDHVAGLFRLWWIPRGGSPADGTYVRYDAPAMLGALTLAAYQANAVVVGEDLGTVEPAVTAALAQRGMLGCEVLWFARDAAGRPLPPEAWPERAMASISTHDLPTAAGFLTGEAIGVRDRLGLLADPTAARHAAAAERHELLAQLARRGLLAPHADLDGTVLAMHALLHRTPCRIKAVAPTDVLGELRAPNLPGTTDQYPNWRIPLPATVPELVDDLRLRRIAALLRPPTTTPLPDDEPAPDATAASPGPERDQGNRSRED; encoded by the coding sequence GTGGATGCGGAACTGGCCGAACTGGCGCACGCGGCCGGAGTCGCCACCGAATACCGCGACGATGCCGATCGTCCGGTTGCGGTCGACCCGGCGGTGGTCGTCGCGGTGCTCGCCGAACTCGGTCTCGACGCCGCGACACCCCGCGCGATCCAGGCGGCACGCACCGAACTGGCCGGCCGGCAGGCGGCGCCGGTGCCGGCCACGCTGACCGTCGCGGCCGGCACCGCCTACCCGGTGCCGGACGGTGCCCTGACCGCGCAGGACGGTACCCGGCGGCGGATCACCGATGCGCTGCCGGCCAGCCTGCCGCCCGGCTGGTACACGCTGCACCACGCCGGCCGCGACTCCACGGTGCTGGTGACGCCGCGCACGCTACCGCCGGTGCCGGCCTGCTGGGGGCTGACCGTGCAGCCCTACGCGCTGCACTCGGCCCGTTCCTGGGGCATCGGGGAGTACGCCGACCTGCGCGAGCTGGTCGCCGCGAGCCGCGCCCAGCTGTGCGCGGACGTGCTGGTGGCCGGGCCGCTGTGCGCGCCGCGGCTGGTACCGCCGGTGCAGCCGTCGCCGTACTCGCCGGCCAGCCGCCGGTTCGCCAACCCGCTGTACCTGCGCATCGACGAGCTGCCCGAGTACGCCGCCGCCGACGAGGCGACCCGGCGCCGGGTGGACGCGCTGCGGCCGGCGCCGGCACCGCTGATCGACCACGACGCGGTGTGGGCGGCCAAGCAGGCCGCGCTGGCGCTGCTCTGGCGGTACCGGCTGCCGACCGCGCCGCCCGATCCGGCGCTGGCGCGGTACGCGACCTGGTGCGCGCTGGCCGAGCGGCACGGCGCCGACTGGCGCCGGTGGCCACCGCAGCTGCGCCGGCCGGACGACCCGGCGGTGCGCCGCGCCGCGGCCGACCTCGCCGACCGGGTCGGTTTCCACGCGTGGGTGCAGCGGCGCTGCGCGGACCAGCTGGCCGGCGTCGACGCGGCCGGCTCGACGATGGCGATCGGCGTGCTGCACGACCTGCCGGTCGGAGTGGACCCGGCCGGCGCGGACGCCTGGGCATTTCAGGACGTGCTCGCCGGCGGCGCGTCGGTCGGCGCACCGCCGGACGCGTTCAGTACCGCCGGGCAGGACTGGGGCTTCCCGCCGTGGCGGCCGGACCGGCTCGCCGAGGTCGGCTACCTGCCGTACCGGCAGATGCTCGACGCGCTGCTCGGGCACGGCGGCGGGCTGCGCGTCGACCACGTCGCCGGGCTGTTCCGGCTGTGGTGGATCCCGCGCGGCGGCTCCCCGGCGGACGGCACGTACGTGCGCTACGACGCGCCGGCGATGCTCGGCGCCCTGACCCTCGCCGCGTACCAGGCGAACGCCGTCGTGGTCGGTGAGGACCTCGGTACCGTCGAGCCGGCGGTGACCGCCGCGCTGGCGCAGCGCGGGATGCTCGGCTGCGAGGTGCTGTGGTTCGCCCGGGACGCCGCCGGTCGGCCGCTGCCGCCGGAGGCGTGGCCGGAGCGCGCGATGGCGAGCATCTCCACCCACGACCTGCCGACCGCGGCCGGTTTCCTCACCGGCGAGGCGATCGGGGTACGCGACCGGCTCGGGCTGCTCGCCGATCCGACCGCGGCCCGGCACGCCGCCGCGGCCGAGCGGCACGAACTGCTGGCCCAACTGGCCCGCCGCGGGCTGCTGGCGCCGCACGCCGACCTGGACGGCACCGTACTGGCGATGCACGCGCTGCTGCACCGCACGCCGTGCCGGATCAAGGCGGTCGCGCCCACCGACGTACTCGGCGAGCTGCGGGCGCCGAACCTGCCGGGCACCACCGACCAGTACCCGAACTGGCGGATCCCGTTGCCGGCCACGGTGCCCGAGCTGGTCGACGACCTGCGGCTGCGCCGGATCGCCGCACTGCTGCGCCCGCCCACCACCACCCCGCTGCCCGACGACGAACCCGCGCCGGACGCCACCGCGGCGTCGCCGGGGCCGGAGCGGGACCAGGGAAACCGAAGCAGGGAGGACTGA